A DNA window from Streptomyces sp. CA-278952 contains the following coding sequences:
- the aroH gene encoding chorismate mutase: MAVRAVRGAVQLDEDEAGHMGRRVGELLTAVLDRNELVADDLISIWFTATPDLHSDFPAAAARGLGIVDVPLICAQELDIEGAMPRVVRILVHVETYLSRAEISHVYLGATAALRKDIAQ; the protein is encoded by the coding sequence GTGGCGGTACGAGCGGTCCGGGGCGCCGTCCAACTGGACGAGGACGAGGCCGGGCACATGGGCCGGCGGGTCGGTGAGCTGCTGACGGCCGTCCTGGACCGGAACGAACTCGTCGCCGACGACCTGATCAGCATCTGGTTCACCGCCACCCCCGACCTGCACAGCGACTTCCCCGCGGCCGCCGCGCGCGGGCTGGGGATCGTCGACGTACCCCTGATCTGCGCCCAGGAGCTGGACATCGAGGGGGCCATGCCCCGGGTCGTCCGTATCCTCGTGCATGTCGAGACCTATCTCTCGCGCGCCGAGATCAGCCACGTCTACCTCGGCGCCACCGCCGCTCTGCGCAAGGACATCGCCCAGTGA
- a CDS encoding glycosyltransferase family 4 protein, protein MHISFLLHNAYGIGGTIRTTFTLARTLAEQHDVEIVSVFRHRDAAALGAPEGVTLRHLVDLRKKSATYDGGDAEHARPAAVFPRGDSRHKQYSRLTDARIADHLRTTEADVVVGTRPGLNVHLSRGTRRGPVRVGQEHLTLDSHNYRLRREIAHRYTLLDALTTVTRADADDYRSRLKLPGVRIEAIPNAVPEPACPPASGDLKWVVAAGRLHRVKRYDLLVRAFAQVSAARPDWRLRIYGGGDATGDEQASLRTLVDELGLHNHVFLMGSANPMEAEWPKGSIAAVTSDRESFGMTIVEAMRGGLPVVATDCPHGPAEIVEDGVDGRLVPVGDPDAIAAALLQLIEDDELRHRMGGAALTASARFDPARIAERHESLFAELVARGAQGHGHGVLRTALHRTRGSVLDGAYALRYKAADVLRKGRAA, encoded by the coding sequence ATGCATATTTCTTTTCTTCTGCACAATGCCTACGGAATCGGAGGAACCATTCGGACGACGTTCACGCTCGCCCGTACGCTCGCCGAGCAGCACGACGTCGAGATCGTGTCCGTCTTCCGGCACCGTGACGCCGCCGCCCTCGGCGCGCCCGAGGGCGTGACGCTGCGCCACCTCGTGGACCTGCGGAAGAAGAGCGCGACGTACGACGGCGGCGACGCCGAACACGCCCGGCCCGCAGCGGTGTTCCCGCGCGGGGACAGCAGGCACAAGCAGTACAGCAGGCTCACCGACGCCCGCATCGCCGACCATCTCCGGACGACCGAGGCGGACGTCGTCGTCGGCACCCGCCCCGGGCTCAACGTCCACCTCAGCCGGGGGACCCGCCGCGGACCGGTGCGCGTCGGGCAGGAGCATCTGACGCTCGACAGCCACAACTACCGGCTGCGCCGCGAGATCGCCCACCGGTACACCCTGCTCGACGCGCTCACCACCGTCACTCGTGCCGACGCGGACGACTACCGAAGCCGGCTGAAGCTGCCGGGCGTACGGATCGAGGCGATCCCCAACGCCGTTCCCGAACCCGCCTGCCCGCCCGCGAGCGGCGACCTGAAGTGGGTCGTCGCGGCGGGCCGGCTGCACCGGGTCAAGCGCTACGACCTCCTGGTGCGGGCCTTCGCCCAGGTGTCCGCGGCCCGCCCGGACTGGCGACTGCGCATCTACGGCGGCGGGGACGCGACCGGCGACGAACAGGCGTCGCTGCGCACCCTCGTCGACGAACTCGGCCTGCACAACCACGTGTTTTTGATGGGCTCGGCCAACCCGATGGAAGCCGAGTGGCCCAAGGGGTCGATCGCCGCCGTCACTTCGGACCGCGAGTCCTTCGGCATGACGATCGTCGAGGCGATGCGCGGCGGTCTGCCGGTCGTCGCCACCGACTGCCCGCACGGGCCGGCCGAGATCGTCGAGGACGGCGTCGACGGGCGGCTGGTCCCGGTCGGCGACCCGGACGCGATCGCCGCCGCGCTGCTCCAGCTGATCGAGGACGACGAACTGCGCCACCGGATGGGCGGGGCCGCGCTCACCGCCTCGGCCCGCTTCGACCCGGCGCGGATCGCCGAGCGCCACGAGAGCCTGTTCGCCGAACTGGTCGCCCGCGGCGCTCAGGGGCACGGGCACGGCGTCCTGCGCACCGCGCTGCACCGCACCCGGGGCAGCGTCCTCGACGGGGCCTACGCCCTGCGCTACAAAGCCGCCGACGTGCTCCGCAAGGGAAGGGCCGCATGA
- a CDS encoding prephenate dehydrogenase: MRTALVIGTGLVGTSAALALAGRGVHVHLVDHDPDSARTAAALGAGTEEAPGGRVDLAIVAVPPAHTAAVLAGAMRDGVARGYLDVASVKGGPRRELEALGLDLTPYIGTHPMAGKERSGPLAATADLFEGRPWVLTPTRDTDTEVLNLALELAALCRAVPVVMDADAHDRAVALVSHTPQLISSMVAARLEEADETAVRLCGQGIRDVTRIAASDPRMWVEILSANPGPVADVLAGVAADLAETVTALRGLHSADEEKRRAGTEAIEDVLRRGNAGRVRVPGKHGAAPAAYETVAVLIGDKPGELAAIFADAGRAGVNIEDVRIEHATGQQAGLVQIMVEPSAAPVLGAALQERGWSIRD; the protein is encoded by the coding sequence GTGAGAACCGCCCTCGTCATCGGAACCGGGCTCGTCGGCACCTCCGCCGCCCTCGCGCTGGCCGGCCGCGGCGTCCATGTGCACCTCGTCGACCACGACCCCGACTCCGCCCGCACCGCGGCCGCGCTCGGCGCCGGCACGGAGGAGGCGCCGGGAGGCCGCGTCGACCTGGCGATCGTCGCCGTGCCGCCCGCGCACACCGCCGCCGTCCTGGCCGGGGCCATGCGCGACGGGGTGGCCCGCGGCTACCTGGACGTCGCGAGCGTCAAGGGCGGCCCGCGCCGCGAGCTGGAGGCGCTCGGCCTCGACCTCACCCCGTACATCGGTACGCACCCGATGGCGGGCAAGGAGCGCTCGGGGCCGCTCGCCGCGACCGCCGACCTCTTCGAGGGCCGTCCCTGGGTCCTCACCCCGACCCGGGACACCGACACCGAGGTGCTCAACCTGGCGCTGGAGCTGGCCGCCCTGTGCCGGGCCGTGCCCGTCGTCATGGACGCCGACGCCCACGACCGGGCCGTGGCCCTCGTCTCGCACACCCCGCAGCTGATCTCCTCGATGGTCGCCGCCCGGCTGGAGGAGGCCGACGAGACCGCCGTACGGCTGTGCGGCCAGGGCATCCGCGACGTCACCCGGATCGCCGCGTCCGACCCCCGGATGTGGGTGGAGATCCTCTCCGCCAACCCCGGCCCGGTCGCCGACGTCCTCGCCGGGGTCGCCGCCGACCTTGCGGAGACCGTGACCGCGCTGCGCGGCCTGCACTCCGCCGACGAGGAGAAGCGGCGCGCCGGCACCGAAGCCATCGAGGACGTCCTGCGCCGCGGCAACGCGGGCCGCGTCCGGGTCCCCGGCAAGCACGGCGCGGCCCCCGCCGCCTACGAGACCGTGGCCGTCCTCATCGGCGACAAGCCAGGTGAGCTGGCCGCGATCTTCGCCGACGCCGGCCGGGCCGGCGTCAACATCGAGGACGTCCGCATCGAGCACGCCACCGGCCAGCAGGCGGGCCTCGTCCAGATCATGGTCGAGCCCAGCGCCGCCCCGGTGCTCGGCGCGGCCCTCCAGGAACGCGGCTGGTCGATCCGCGACTGA
- a CDS encoding SRPBCC family protein — MSSSLVETVDIKAPVAVTWSLWSDVTQWPRFLSHVQRVDPIDERRFAWQLSLPGADKQFVAELTEVVPEDRIAWKTTEGVHHAGVVTFHRLDETSSRVALQIEYDPQGFIEHLGALTNLDSALANYDLGEFQKLAELTAASGGPRTV; from the coding sequence GTGTCCTCCTCACTCGTCGAGACCGTCGACATCAAGGCGCCCGTGGCCGTCACCTGGTCCCTGTGGAGCGATGTCACCCAGTGGCCGAGGTTTCTGAGCCACGTCCAGCGCGTCGATCCGATCGACGAGCGGCGCTTCGCCTGGCAGCTCTCGCTGCCCGGTGCGGACAAGCAGTTCGTCGCGGAGCTGACCGAGGTGGTCCCCGAGGACCGCATCGCCTGGAAGACGACCGAGGGAGTCCACCACGCGGGAGTGGTCACCTTCCACCGGCTCGACGAGACATCGAGCCGGGTCGCCCTGCAGATCGAGTACGACCCCCAGGGATTCATCGAGCACCTGGGGGCGCTGACCAACCTCGACTCCGCGCTGGCCAACTACGACCTGGGCGAGTTCCAGAAGCTGGCCGAGCTCACGGCCGCCTCGGGCGGGCCCCGTACGGTGTGA
- the cmk gene encoding (d)CMP kinase, whose protein sequence is MSTTVETARSSVIVAIDGPSGTGKSSTSKAVAAKLGLSYLDTGAQYRAITWWMLSNGIDVGNPAEIATAAAKPVIVSGTDPAAPTITVDGEDASGPIRTQEVTSKVSAVSAVPEVRTLITELQRSIAAAATGGIVVEGRDIGTTVLPDADLKIFLTASPEARAARRSGEVKGSDLTATREALIKRDAADSGRKTSPLAKADDAVEVDTTELTLQQVIECVVTLVEGKRVAA, encoded by the coding sequence GTGTCCACCACCGTGGAAACCGCACGCTCCTCCGTGATCGTCGCCATCGACGGGCCCTCGGGCACCGGCAAGTCGAGCACGTCCAAGGCCGTCGCCGCCAAGCTCGGCCTGAGCTACCTTGACACGGGCGCGCAGTACCGGGCCATCACCTGGTGGATGCTGAGCAACGGCATCGATGTGGGCAACCCGGCCGAGATCGCGACCGCCGCCGCCAAGCCGGTGATCGTCTCCGGTACCGACCCCGCCGCCCCGACGATCACCGTCGACGGCGAGGACGCCTCCGGCCCGATCCGCACCCAGGAGGTCACCTCCAAGGTCAGCGCCGTCAGCGCGGTCCCCGAGGTGCGCACACTCATCACCGAGCTCCAGCGTTCCATCGCCGCGGCCGCGACCGGCGGCATCGTCGTCGAGGGCCGGGACATCGGCACCACCGTGCTGCCCGACGCCGACCTCAAGATCTTCCTCACCGCCTCCCCGGAGGCCCGCGCCGCCCGTCGCAGCGGTGAGGTCAAGGGCTCCGACCTGACCGCCACCCGTGAGGCCCTCATCAAGCGGGACGCCGCCGACTCCGGGCGCAAGACCTCGCCGCTCGCCAAGGCGGACGACGCCGTCGAGGTGGACACCACCGAGCTGACCCTCCAGCAGGTCATCGAGTGCGTCGTCACCCTCGTCGAGGGGAAGCGGGTCGCCGCGTGA
- a CDS encoding helix-turn-helix transcriptional regulator: MLETSARLLRLLSLLQAHRDWSGADLADRLGVTPRTVRRDVDKLRDLGYPVNASRGTGGGYQLGAGAELPPLLLDDEEAVAVAVGLRTAAGHGIEGIGETSVRALAKLEQVLPHRLRRRVSAIGAFTVPMLHGADDSAVDPAVLTELAAACRDAERLRFAYRTHGGEVSRRTVEPHRLVCTEHRWYLVAWDPDRADWRTFRVDRITPTPPHGPRFTPRPPPAEDLAAYVSRGVAVSAYAARAVILLKAPLAQAARRVSPSAGVLEAVDADTCRLTAGAPDLTVLVIHVLMMGIDFEVIEPPELIEVMREARDRLTRALDGP, encoded by the coding sequence ATGTTGGAGACCTCGGCACGACTGCTGCGCCTGCTCTCACTGCTCCAGGCCCACCGGGACTGGTCCGGCGCCGATCTGGCCGACCGGCTCGGCGTCACCCCGCGCACCGTGCGCCGGGACGTCGACAAGCTGCGCGACCTGGGCTATCCGGTGAACGCCAGCAGGGGCACCGGCGGCGGCTACCAGCTCGGGGCCGGCGCCGAGCTGCCGCCGCTGCTGCTGGACGACGAGGAGGCCGTCGCGGTCGCCGTGGGCCTGCGCACGGCCGCCGGGCACGGCATCGAGGGCATCGGCGAGACCTCCGTACGCGCGCTGGCCAAGCTGGAACAGGTGCTGCCGCACCGGTTGCGCCGCCGGGTGAGCGCGATCGGCGCGTTCACCGTGCCGATGCTGCACGGGGCCGACGACTCCGCCGTGGACCCCGCTGTGCTCACCGAGCTGGCGGCCGCCTGCCGCGACGCGGAGCGGCTCCGGTTCGCCTACCGGACCCACGGCGGGGAGGTCTCGCGCCGGACCGTGGAGCCGCACCGGCTCGTCTGCACCGAGCACCGCTGGTATCTGGTGGCCTGGGACCCGGACCGGGCGGACTGGCGCACCTTCCGGGTGGACCGGATCACTCCGACCCCGCCGCACGGCCCCCGCTTCACCCCCCGCCCCCCGCCGGCGGAGGATCTGGCGGCGTACGTCTCCCGGGGCGTCGCGGTCTCGGCGTACGCGGCCCGGGCCGTGATCCTGCTGAAGGCGCCGCTGGCCCAGGCAGCCCGGCGGGTGTCACCGTCCGCCGGGGTGCTGGAGGCCGTGGACGCGGACACCTGCCGGCTGACCGCGGGCGCGCCGGACCTCACCGTGCTGGTGATCCACGTGCTGATGATGGGGATCGATTTCGAGGTGATCGAGCCGCCCGAGCTGATCGAGGTCATGCGGGAGGCGAGGGACCGGCTGACGCGCGCCCTTGACGGGCCGTGA
- the der gene encoding ribosome biogenesis GTPase Der, whose product MNDQIHSDGSGHEHGALGDAEFAEFMELAAQEGFDPEEVEGALDEAGHGPLPVLAVVGRPNVGKSTLVNRIIGRREAVVQDKPGVTRDRVSYEAEWAGRRFKVVDTGGWEQDVLGLDASVAAQAEYAIETADAVVFVVDSTVGATDTDEAVVKLLRRAGKPVVLCANKVDGQSGEADASALWSLGLGEPYPVSSLHGRGTGDMLDAVLEALPDAPAQKFGTALGGPRRIALIGRPNVGKSSLLNKVAGEDRVVVNEQAGTTRDPVDELIKLGGITWKFIDTAGIRRRVHLQEGADYYASLRTAAAVEKAEVAVILIDSSESISVQDQRIITMAVDAGRAIVVAFNKWDTLDEERRYYLEREIETELAQIAWAPRVNVSALTGRHMEKLVPAIETAIEGWETRIPTGRLNAFLGEIVASHPHPIRGGKQPRILFGTQAGTKPPRFVLFASGFLEHGYRRFVERRLREEFGFEGTPIHISVRVREKRGRNK is encoded by the coding sequence ATGAACGACCAGATTCACTCCGACGGCTCGGGCCACGAGCACGGAGCACTTGGCGATGCCGAGTTCGCGGAGTTCATGGAGCTCGCCGCGCAGGAAGGCTTCGATCCCGAGGAGGTCGAGGGCGCCCTCGACGAGGCCGGTCACGGCCCGCTCCCCGTGCTCGCCGTCGTCGGCCGCCCCAATGTCGGCAAGTCGACCCTGGTGAACCGGATCATCGGCCGCCGCGAGGCCGTCGTGCAGGACAAGCCCGGCGTCACCCGCGACCGCGTCAGCTACGAGGCCGAATGGGCCGGACGCCGCTTCAAGGTCGTCGACACCGGCGGCTGGGAGCAGGACGTGCTGGGCCTCGACGCCTCCGTCGCCGCCCAGGCCGAGTACGCCATCGAGACGGCCGACGCGGTCGTCTTCGTCGTCGACTCGACCGTCGGCGCCACCGACACCGACGAGGCCGTCGTCAAGCTGCTGCGCCGGGCCGGCAAGCCCGTCGTCCTCTGCGCCAACAAGGTCGACGGACAGAGCGGCGAGGCGGACGCCAGCGCCCTGTGGTCGCTGGGCCTCGGCGAGCCCTATCCGGTCTCCTCGCTGCACGGCCGCGGCACCGGCGACATGCTGGACGCGGTTCTGGAGGCCCTGCCCGACGCCCCGGCGCAGAAGTTCGGCACGGCGCTCGGCGGCCCCCGCCGCATCGCCCTGATCGGCCGTCCGAACGTCGGCAAGTCCTCCCTGCTGAACAAGGTCGCGGGCGAGGACCGGGTCGTCGTCAACGAGCAGGCCGGCACCACCCGCGACCCGGTCGACGAGCTGATCAAGCTCGGCGGCATCACCTGGAAGTTCATCGACACGGCCGGCATCCGCCGCCGCGTCCACCTCCAGGAGGGCGCGGACTACTACGCCTCGCTGCGTACGGCCGCCGCCGTGGAGAAGGCCGAGGTCGCCGTCATCCTGATCGACTCCAGCGAGTCCATCAGCGTCCAGGACCAGCGGATCATCACCATGGCCGTGGACGCCGGGCGCGCCATCGTCGTCGCCTTCAACAAGTGGGACACCCTCGACGAGGAGCGCCGCTACTACCTGGAGCGCGAGATCGAGACGGAGCTCGCGCAGATCGCCTGGGCCCCGCGCGTCAACGTCTCGGCCCTCACCGGCCGGCACATGGAGAAGCTGGTCCCGGCGATCGAGACCGCGATCGAGGGCTGGGAGACCCGGATCCCCACCGGCCGGCTCAACGCCTTCCTCGGTGAGATCGTCGCCTCCCACCCGCACCCGATCCGCGGCGGAAAGCAGCCGCGCATCCTCTTCGGCACCCAGGCGGGCACCAAGCCCCCGCGCTTCGTGCTCTTCGCCTCCGGCTTCCTGGAGCACGGCTACCGCCGCTTCGTCGAGCGCCGTCTGCGCGAGGAGTTCGGCTTCGAGGGCACCCCGATCCACATCTCCGTCCGGGTCCGCGAGAAGCGCGGCCGCAACAAGTAG
- a CDS encoding Rieske (2Fe-2S) protein: protein MNARRRTVLAAGAAGAAALATGCGSSDGNGDGDASPTPTASDGASPTASDRASDGASPGASDGAELARTEDIPVGGGTVFKERKVVVTQPEEGEFRAFSAVCTHASCLVSTVSDGTINCPCHGSKYSVTDAAVEAGPATRPLPAERITVSGGAIRLG, encoded by the coding sequence ATGAACGCACGGCGAAGGACGGTGCTGGCCGCTGGTGCGGCGGGCGCCGCGGCCCTGGCCACCGGCTGCGGATCCTCCGACGGGAACGGCGACGGGGACGCGAGCCCGACGCCGACCGCATCGGACGGGGCGTCGCCGACCGCGTCGGACCGGGCGTCGGACGGGGCGTCGCCGGGCGCCTCGGACGGGGCGGAGCTGGCCAGGACCGAGGACATCCCGGTCGGCGGCGGCACCGTCTTCAAGGAGCGCAAAGTGGTGGTGACACAGCCGGAGGAGGGCGAGTTCAGAGCGTTCTCCGCCGTCTGCACCCATGCGAGCTGCCTCGTCTCGACGGTGAGCGACGGCACGATCAACTGCCCCTGCCACGGCAGCAAGTACAGCGTCACGGACGCGGCGGTCGAAGCCGGCCCGGCGACCCGGCCGCTGCCCGCCGAGCGGATCACCGTATCGGGGGGCGCCATCCGGCTGGGCTGA
- a CDS encoding transferase, whose translation MTPAIATVRADCVADPAGTLTFELTAPTPSPAPTPASVLLLRRRGAAGGRPGGTVRIPLSGSGPGRLRGVLPASTELSEGRWDAYVEEPGSETARTVEPGLRDLRALVDRSPDTGAASVSARVPYPTTDGRLALRCWVRAPHAEAGAVVVGPAGMTVEGVLYGVTVGEGAAVEARLPGDQDRAHRFPLTPAGGAPGAFAFTLPYGPPAGGPVDGAQLWQLWLVPASGAPGVRISRILDDVWSRGKSFVYPTRAPVPGVLATPCYTADNDLCLRLEPGPADR comes from the coding sequence ATGACCCCCGCCATAGCCACCGTACGGGCCGACTGCGTCGCCGATCCGGCCGGGACGCTCACCTTCGAGCTGACCGCCCCCACCCCGTCCCCGGCCCCCACGCCCGCGTCCGTGCTGCTCCTGCGGCGCCGGGGCGCGGCCGGCGGCAGGCCCGGCGGCACGGTGCGGATCCCGCTCAGCGGGTCTGGCCCCGGGCGGCTGCGGGGGGTGCTCCCGGCCTCCACCGAACTGTCCGAGGGGCGCTGGGACGCCTATGTCGAGGAGCCGGGATCCGAGACCGCCCGGACCGTGGAGCCGGGGCTGCGGGACCTGCGGGCCCTCGTCGACCGCAGCCCGGACACCGGAGCCGCGAGCGTCAGCGCCCGGGTTCCCTACCCGACCACCGACGGCCGGCTCGCCCTGCGCTGCTGGGTCCGCGCCCCGCACGCCGAGGCGGGAGCCGTCGTCGTCGGCCCGGCCGGCATGACGGTCGAGGGCGTGCTGTACGGCGTCACCGTGGGGGAGGGGGCCGCCGTGGAGGCCCGGCTGCCGGGGGACCAGGACCGGGCGCACCGCTTCCCGCTCACCCCCGCCGGAGGGGCGCCCGGCGCCTTCGCCTTCACCCTGCCCTACGGCCCGCCGGCCGGGGGACCGGTGGACGGGGCGCAGCTCTGGCAGCTGTGGCTGGTCCCGGCGTCGGGCGCGCCCGGGGTCAGGATCTCCCGCATCCTCGACGACGTCTGGTCCCGCGGCAAGTCCTTCGTCTACCCGACCCGGGCGCCGGTCCCCGGAGTGCTCGCCACCCCCTGCTACACGGCGGACAACGACCTCTGCCTCCGGCTGGAGCCCGGACCGGCGGACCGCTGA
- a CDS encoding I78 family peptidase inhibitor → MASLPTPPAQPDDAAESYVGLTADAAERQARSRGWDTVRAVPPGAFLTMEFRHGRINFQVEDATVTRCWVG, encoded by the coding sequence ATGGCATCTCTACCGACCCCTCCAGCCCAGCCGGACGACGCCGCCGAGTCGTACGTCGGTCTCACCGCCGACGCCGCCGAACGACAGGCCAGGAGCCGCGGCTGGGACACGGTCCGGGCCGTTCCCCCGGGCGCGTTCCTCACCATGGAGTTCCGTCACGGCCGCATCAACTTCCAGGTCGAGGACGCCACGGTGACGCGCTGCTGGGTGGGCTGA
- a CDS encoding nucleotidyltransferase domain-containing protein, with product MITAAAADETDDETLVRDHTVYACVMGSRAFGLATEESDTDRRGVFLAPTPLFWRFEKPPTHVEGPAPEQFSWELERFCELALRANPNVLECLHSPLVESVDDTGRELLALRGAFLSLLAHGTFVRYALGQRRKLEADVRVHGSPRWKHAMHLLRLLASSRDLLRTGELRIDVGEARQELLAVKRGEVPWPEVERRMNRLGEENDEAATRSPLPPEPDRAAVEDLLVRARRASAARDQAPTGPPEPTALTPYGARPRRP from the coding sequence ATGATCACCGCCGCCGCCGCCGACGAGACAGACGACGAGACACTCGTGCGCGACCACACGGTCTACGCCTGCGTGATGGGTTCGCGCGCGTTCGGACTGGCCACGGAGGAGAGCGATACGGACCGGCGCGGGGTGTTCCTCGCGCCCACCCCGCTGTTCTGGCGCTTCGAGAAGCCCCCGACGCATGTGGAGGGCCCCGCGCCGGAGCAGTTCTCCTGGGAGCTGGAACGCTTCTGCGAGCTGGCGCTGCGGGCCAACCCGAACGTGCTGGAGTGCCTGCACTCCCCGCTGGTGGAATCCGTGGACGACACCGGCCGCGAGCTGCTGGCACTGCGCGGGGCGTTCCTGTCGCTCCTCGCGCACGGCACGTTCGTCCGGTACGCGCTGGGCCAACGGAGGAAGCTGGAGGCCGACGTACGGGTCCATGGCTCGCCACGCTGGAAGCACGCGATGCATCTGCTGCGGCTGCTGGCGAGCAGCCGGGACCTGCTGCGCACGGGCGAGCTGCGCATCGACGTCGGCGAGGCCCGTCAGGAGCTGCTGGCGGTGAAGCGGGGCGAGGTTCCCTGGCCGGAGGTGGAGCGCCGGATGAACCGCCTCGGCGAGGAGAACGACGAGGCGGCGACCCGCTCCCCGCTGCCGCCGGAACCCGACCGGGCGGCCGTGGAGGACCTCCTCGTCCGGGCCCGGCGGGCCTCGGCGGCGCGCGATCAGGCGCCGACCGGGCCGCCCGAACCGACCGCGCTCACACCGTACGGGGCCCGCCCGAGGCGGCCGTGA
- a CDS encoding phosphatase PAP2 family protein, whose amino-acid sequence MRTDIFARLDREPEPPKIVAPRMSRHRIALFGGTLAFYLAIVWAVLITSWLVALDWKVMLFRPYQQWPELHAFLDYYVVLGQRGPTAVMVACWLGWRSWRQHTLRPLLVLGTSLLLLNVTVGAVKLGLGRLGPHYATQIGSAEMFAGGDIFPSGHTANAVVTWGILAYLATTPRARRYLSAVSATVSLGVGLTTVYIGTHWLSDVVLGWAAGLLILLALPWFEPLIARTEAWIFAMREQWRERRDGARPATVTGPGTGTGTEPQPVLLTQSMAADGLAAETVTAAAEPVLPAGHPAPGARARAHGGHPVRPGSMPVAPAGVRRPPPHTERGARGTGTGSAARPMTGG is encoded by the coding sequence GTGCGTACCGACATCTTTGCCCGGCTGGACCGGGAGCCGGAACCGCCGAAGATAGTGGCACCGCGGATGAGCCGTCACCGCATCGCCCTCTTCGGCGGGACGTTGGCGTTCTATCTCGCCATCGTCTGGGCGGTGCTGATCACGTCCTGGCTGGTGGCCCTGGACTGGAAGGTCATGCTGTTCCGGCCCTACCAGCAGTGGCCCGAACTGCACGCCTTCCTGGACTACTACGTCGTGCTCGGCCAGCGCGGCCCCACAGCGGTGATGGTCGCCTGCTGGCTGGGCTGGCGCTCCTGGCGCCAGCACACGCTCCGGCCGCTGCTGGTCCTCGGCACGTCCCTGCTGCTGCTCAATGTGACGGTGGGCGCGGTCAAGCTGGGGCTCGGGCGGCTCGGCCCGCACTACGCGACACAGATCGGCTCGGCCGAGATGTTCGCCGGCGGCGATATATTTCCCTCCGGGCACACCGCGAACGCCGTCGTGACCTGGGGAATCCTCGCCTATCTGGCCACCACGCCACGCGCCAGGCGCTATCTGTCGGCGGTCTCCGCGACGGTCTCGCTGGGCGTCGGCCTCACCACCGTGTACATCGGTACGCACTGGCTCAGCGACGTCGTGCTGGGGTGGGCGGCCGGGCTGCTCATCCTGCTGGCGCTGCCCTGGTTCGAGCCGCTGATCGCCCGGACCGAGGCCTGGATCTTCGCGATGCGCGAGCAGTGGCGCGAGCGTCGCGACGGCGCCCGTCCGGCAACCGTGACCGGTCCCGGGACAGGGACAGGGACAGAACCGCAGCCGGTGCTGCTCACGCAGTCGATGGCCGCCGACGGCCTCGCCGCCGAGACCGTGACCGCCGCGGCCGAGCCGGTGCTCCCCGCCGGACATCCGGCCCCGGGCGCCAGAGCGCGGGCCCACGGCGGGCACCCCGTGCGTCCGGGCTCCATGCCGGTCGCCCCGGCGGGCGTCCGCCGTCCGCCGCCGCACACGGAGCGGGGCGCGCGCGGCACCGGCACCGGCAGTGCGGCGCGACCGATGACCGGCGGCTGA
- a CDS encoding lysophospholipid acyltransferase family protein, whose product MSDATGAPTPRGAAVGRSIGIGLMYGLWKPRVLGAWRVPAAGPVILAVNHSHNIDGPMLMGTAPRPVHFLIKKEAFVGPLDPFLHGIGQIEVDRRSVDRTAITHALGVLEDGGVLGIFPEGSRGEGDFASLRAGLAYFAVRGGAPIVPVAVLGSTERRGRLIRGLPPLRSRVDVVFGDAFDASAGDGRRTRRALDEATLRIQAKLTAHLESAKRLTGR is encoded by the coding sequence GTGAGCGATGCCACAGGCGCGCCCACGCCGCGCGGAGCGGCCGTCGGGCGGTCCATCGGCATCGGCCTGATGTACGGGCTGTGGAAGCCCAGGGTCCTGGGCGCGTGGCGCGTGCCAGCCGCCGGACCCGTCATACTCGCGGTGAACCACTCCCACAACATCGACGGACCGATGCTGATGGGCACCGCACCCCGGCCGGTGCACTTCCTGATCAAGAAGGAGGCGTTCGTCGGCCCCCTCGACCCGTTCCTGCACGGAATCGGGCAGATCGAGGTGGACCGCCGATCCGTCGACCGCACCGCCATCACCCACGCGCTCGGCGTGCTGGAGGACGGCGGCGTCCTCGGGATCTTCCCCGAGGGCTCCCGGGGCGAAGGGGACTTCGCCTCGTTGCGGGCCGGACTCGCGTACTTCGCGGTACGCGGCGGGGCTCCGATCGTCCCCGTGGCCGTTCTGGGAAGCACCGAGCGGCGCGGACGGTTGATACGGGGGCTGCCCCCGCTGCGCAGCCGGGTCGACGTCGTCTTCGGCGACGCGTTCGACGCGAGTGCGGGCGACGGGCGGCGGACGCGCAGGGCGCTGGACGAGGCGACCCTGCGGATCCAGGCGAAGCTGACCGCCCACCTGGAAAGTGCCAAGCGCCTCACCGGGCGATAG